Proteins found in one Bacillus subtilis subsp. subtilis str. 168 genomic segment:
- the miaB gene encoding enzyme for ms(2)i(6)A formation for tRNA modification (Evidence 1a: Function from experimental evidences in the studied strain; PubMedId: 15175311, 18307109, 20472640, 20584901, 22720735; Product type e: enzyme), with the protein MNEKQKLESGQVHPSDKKSEKDYSKYFEAVYIPPSLKDAKKRGKEAVTYHNDFKISEQFKGLGDGRKFYIRTYGCQMNEHDTEVMAGIFMALGYEATNSVDDANVILLNTCAIRENAENKVFGELGHLKALKKNNPDLILGVCGCMSQEESVVNRILKKHPFVDMIFGTHNIHRLPELLSEAYLSKEMVVEVWSKEGDVIENLPKVRNGKIKGWVNIMYGCDKFCTYCIVPYTRGKERSRRPEDIIQEVRRLASEGYKEITLLGQNVNAYGKDFEDMTYGLGDLMDELRKIDIPRIRFTTSHPRDFDDRLIEVLAKGGNLLDHIHLPVQSGSSEVLKLMARKYDRERYMELVRKIKEAMPNASLTTDIIVGFPNETDEQFEETLSLYREVEFDSAYTFIYSPREGTPAAKMKDNVPMRVKKERLQRLNALVNEISAKKMKEYEGKVVEVLVEGESKNNPDILAGYTEKSKLVNFKGPKEAIGKIVRVKIQQAKTWSLDGEMVGEAIEVK; encoded by the coding sequence ATGAATGAAAAACAAAAATTAGAGAGCGGACAAGTTCATCCATCGGACAAAAAATCCGAGAAGGATTACAGCAAGTACTTTGAAGCTGTTTACATTCCGCCTTCTTTAAAAGACGCGAAAAAACGAGGCAAGGAAGCCGTTACTTATCATAATGACTTTAAAATTTCTGAACAATTTAAAGGATTGGGAGACGGAAGAAAGTTCTATATCCGTACGTACGGCTGCCAAATGAATGAACACGATACAGAGGTTATGGCAGGGATCTTTATGGCGCTCGGTTACGAAGCGACAAACTCTGTTGACGATGCCAATGTCATTTTGTTAAATACATGTGCAATCCGTGAAAATGCTGAAAACAAGGTGTTTGGTGAGCTCGGGCACTTAAAAGCACTGAAAAAAAACAATCCCGATCTGATTTTAGGCGTGTGCGGCTGTATGTCCCAAGAGGAATCAGTCGTGAACCGTATTTTGAAAAAACATCCGTTTGTCGATATGATTTTCGGAACGCATAACATTCATCGCCTGCCGGAGCTTTTGTCAGAAGCATACCTTTCAAAAGAAATGGTTGTAGAAGTTTGGTCTAAGGAAGGGGACGTTATTGAAAACCTTCCAAAAGTCCGAAATGGAAAAATTAAGGGCTGGGTCAATATCATGTACGGCTGTGACAAATTCTGTACGTATTGCATTGTGCCTTACACACGCGGAAAAGAAAGAAGCCGCCGCCCTGAGGATATCATTCAGGAAGTGAGAAGGCTCGCAAGTGAAGGCTATAAGGAAATTACTCTGTTAGGCCAAAACGTAAACGCGTATGGAAAAGACTTTGAAGATATGACGTACGGACTTGGTGATTTGATGGATGAACTGAGAAAAATCGATATCCCGAGAATCCGTTTTACAACGAGTCATCCGCGCGACTTTGACGACCGCCTCATTGAAGTGCTGGCAAAAGGCGGAAATCTGCTTGATCACATTCATCTTCCGGTTCAATCAGGAAGCTCAGAAGTTCTCAAGCTGATGGCCCGCAAATATGACAGAGAGCGTTACATGGAGCTGGTGCGAAAAATTAAAGAAGCAATGCCAAACGCTTCTTTGACAACGGACATTATCGTCGGATTTCCAAATGAAACGGACGAACAGTTTGAAGAAACGCTTTCTCTATACCGTGAAGTGGAGTTTGACAGCGCCTATACGTTCATTTACTCTCCGCGTGAAGGCACTCCGGCTGCTAAGATGAAAGATAATGTACCGATGCGTGTGAAAAAAGAACGCCTGCAGCGTCTAAACGCACTGGTGAATGAAATTTCTGCTAAAAAAATGAAGGAATACGAAGGCAAGGTTGTCGAAGTATTAGTTGAGGGTGAAAGCAAAAATAACCCTGATATTCTTGCTGGCTATACTGAAAAAAGCAAGCTTGTCAATTTCAAAGGGCCGAAGGAAGCCATCGGCAAAATCGTCCGCGTGAAAATCCAGCAAGCGAAAACATGGTCGCTTGACGGAGAAATGGTAGGAGAAGCAATCGAGGTGAAATGA
- the ricA gene encoding master regulator for biofilm formation via regulation of RNase Y (RicAFT complex / FAD / two [4Fe-4S]2+) (Evidence 1a: Function from experimental evidences in the studied strain; PubMedId: 10712692, 15175311, 15661000, 22720735, 23490197, 26434553, 27501195, 28295778; Product type r: regulator): MTLYSKKDIVQQARNLAKMISETEEVDFFKRAEAQINENDKVSTIVNQIKALQKQAVNLKHYEKHEALKQVEAKIDALQEELEEIPVIQEFRDSQMEVNDLLQLVAHTISNQVTNEIITSTGGDLLKGETGSKVKHSNNSCSL, translated from the coding sequence ATGACGCTCTACTCAAAAAAAGACATTGTGCAGCAGGCTCGAAACCTTGCAAAAATGATTTCTGAAACAGAAGAGGTTGATTTTTTCAAACGGGCTGAAGCGCAAATCAATGAGAATGACAAAGTGTCCACAATCGTTAATCAGATTAAAGCCCTGCAAAAGCAGGCTGTCAATCTGAAGCATTATGAAAAGCATGAAGCGCTCAAACAAGTAGAAGCAAAAATTGACGCGCTGCAAGAAGAGCTTGAAGAGATTCCTGTTATCCAGGAATTCAGAGACTCGCAAATGGAAGTAAATGACCTACTGCAGCTCGTTGCACACACCATTTCCAACCAAGTCACAAATGAAATCATCACATCAACCGGAGGCGACCTGCTGAAAGGGGAAACCGGTTCAAAGGTGAAGCATTCAAATAACAGCTGTTCTCTCTAA